The DNA sequence GCCAGGGCGCATATCGAGAACCGCGACTATCCTGAAAAAGGCTGGTACAACCAAGAGTCGACAGTAGTGTCCATCAAGTCGAAAAAAGCAAAAAAGGCTGTCCAAAAAAAGGAAACTTCTGACAAAAAGGCGTTGCGCAATAGAATATCGGTCAACAATGCGCTTACTGTATTCAGCGAACAATTTGAGCCACAGCTCTTATCGAGCGTTTTTTATCGACGGCAGACCTCGGTGGGTAGCATCATGCCCAGAATCAATTATAGCAACCGCTTGGGCAGACAGGGGGTGCAGTACGATATCGATTTCTGGCCCAAGTTCTCAAAACGCTTCTATGCGTATCTGAACTATGGATATTCCAATTCTGATCTATTTCCCAAACATAAGGTGGGTGGCGATCTTTATGTCAACTTACCCTGGGCCCTCGAATTCTCGGCAGGCGGGCGCTATATCGTGACCAATAGTAGTGACATCAAGGCCATTACCAATTCTTTGGGCCATTACCGGGGCAATTACTATTTCTCGTTACGTTCGTTCATCACACCAAGACCGGACGGACTGACCCGTGTTTCGGGCAATCTTTTGGTGCGCAAATATTTAAAGGACGCCCAAAACTTCATGGGCATCAATGTGGGCATGGGTGTCTCGCCCGAACTGCGGCAAATAGTCGCTGATGATCGATTATTGGCCGAAACACTGTTTTTTATAGAGTCGCAACGTCTGAATCTCGAATATCAGTTCACGGGAAAGGATAATCCGAATATCTATCGGGCCAGATTGGGGGTTCGCAGGCAAGAACTGGCCTCTGACTCCGGTAATTTCTTTTGGGGAGTGACCGCGGGCATTGTCTACGAGGTCAACTTCTGATATTTTTTCACCGCTATTTTAAAGACTTGTCCTCAGGTATGTCAAATACCCAATTATCGGCATACATACCGTACACCAGTCCGAGTTCGTTGTCATACACATACCGTTCATCCTTTCCAGGGTCAAAATTTACGTTATATACATAGACCTTGATGCCGGCATCCCGCAATTGCAGCATCAATTTTTTTTGCTGTTGGATGATTCTTCGTGATACCGCTGCATACTCAACATTGTTAATGGCCAAATAGTTCAGTTTATCACCTTTCAATTTTAGCAATGGGGTCTGTGAGATCATGGGCTTGATACCATTTCTCGAGGCTTCTTCAATGGCCATTTCGCTGAAAAGTTCCATAATCAATCGGTCTTTGTCGATAAATTTTTCAGCAAAGGCCATGGGGTCGCTAAGCTTGTCGGTCACCAATATCGCATCGGGATGTGCCTTGAACCAGTCATTGATGCCCTGCATATCTAAAGTGGTATAATCACCATAAATAGTGTGTTTCTTGAATTCTTCAAGGGTAGGGGGCAATGTGCCCGAATAATCGGTAAATCGTGACCACATGTTCCAATCATGGGCGGCCACCATTTTGCCGTCTGTTGTTTTGATGATATCCAATTCAAAAAGACGGAACCCTTTGGCATAGTTCTGGTCAAGGGCCTCTTTGCAATTGGTGTACGCGTGACCATCTATCGCACCACCGGCATGGGCAATGTACCTATCGGCACTGGGTTCGAATTCATAGGTTTCCTTCGGAAAATAGATATGTTCGTCATTTATATCATTGGGAACAGGTATGGACAATGTCACTTTGATATCATCGAGCAGCTCGTACACTTCCCCTTTCAGGTTGTGCATGACATAGGCCTGTCGGCCTTTCAGGGAAGCCAGTTTTGAAAACTCCATTTCAGTGAGCTCTTTCGATTGCTTAAACGCACCTTTGGTGGCCGAATCATGTGCGAGAATGGCAAATAGGGCTCCATTTTTTTTCATGGTGCGCATTGTTTCCAATGCTGCGGTCAGTTCTTCATCGCTTCCGTAGGTATCATAGGTGCGGAATTCAAATGTTGTAGGTGTGCTGAAGTGAAGTAGGGTCAGACCACGCTGTACGGTCTCTTTTTGTCCGGCAACAATGAAATGACTCCTTTGCTTGGCATTGAAGCTGTAGCTGTTGAGTTCTACAGAAGATGGTTGTTGTGCAAGGGCGATCTGTACCGTGCTTTGCAATAGCAAAACTGACAGCAATAGCTTAGCCATGATATTGATAGAGTAGGAGGTCATCGTTTTCAGTGTTGTTGCTTGGTGCGGTAGCATTTCGAAGGATGGTGCCATTCGCCAATAACTACCAAAAACACAACGATTTTGGGGGTTGCTTATTGCTGAAACGGCAATGGTTTTCCCTTTTAATCGAGAAAAATTTCTTTTGGCCGATAATGTAAAGCGGTGGCAAACCACACAAAATTTTAACAAAAAGGGCATTTTTGCCCATTTTAAGACGTTTTACAACAAAAAACATAAAATTCACCACATTTTATTGTGCTCCCACAAGCTTTGCTCTAAGTTTAGCGTTATAGGAATGGCAAAGACCGAATTTTAAATTGACCTACTATGTTGTACGATACCTACGGTGAAGAGTATCTTGCTTTTCTACAAGAACTTAACGAGATTTTGAGTATTAACGAACTGGCTGAATTAGATTACCTATAGCCGACCCAAGTTTTACATGAATCCCTTTGACTATGAGCAATCAAGACAATAATAACGCTGCATATCAGATTTTCATACAAGATTTGAACGAAATCTTGACTGTTTATAACATTGCCCAATTGAACTGCTCTTAGGGCACTGTCTCTGCTTACAAGTACTAGAAGACTAGCCCAAGTACGTCTTTAAGATTTTGCTTTTTGAGTTATGGCGCAGTTTGCGTATGGCCTTTTCACGTATTTGCCGTACCCGTTCCCGTGTCAGATCAAAAGTGCTTCCGATTTCTTCGAGTGTCATCGATTGCTGATCTCCGATGCCATAATACAATCGTACCACATCGGCCTCTCTTGGCGATAGGGTATCGAGCGCACGGTTGATTTCGGTATTCAACGACTGGTGCATCAAATCCCTATCGGGCCTGGGCGATTCACTGGCCCGCATTACATCATAGAGGTTTGAGGTTTCGCCTTCTTTTAAGGGTGCATCCATCGAAACATGCCTTCCCGAGTTTTTGATGGACTGTTTGACCTCCATGACCGTCATATCAAGCTCTTTGGCTATTTCTTCTGCAGATGGCGGCCGTTCATGGGCCTGCTCCAAATACGAAAACGTCTTTTTGATTTTGTTTATGGAACCGATTTTGTTCAACGGAAGCCGTACCACACGTGATTGCTCTGCCAATGCCTGAAGAATGGACTGTCTGATCCACCATACGGCGTACGAGATGAACTTGAAACCACGGGTCTCGTCAAAACGCTTTGCGGCCTTGACCAGCCCGACATTGCCCTCATTGATCAGATCGGGGAGTTTCAATCCCTGGTTTTGGTATTGCTTGGCAACAGAAACCACAAAACGAAGGTTGGCATTGGTCAGCTTTTCAAGTGCCTTCTGATCACCAGCCTTGATCCGCCGGGCCAATTCGACCTCTTCGTCGGCAGTGATCAAGTCTATTTTGCTGATGTCCTGTAGGTATTTGTCAAGTGATTTGGATTCGCGGTTGGTAACCTGCTTGATAATCTTAAGTTGCCTCATTCTTTTCTTTGGTATTCTCTATTATGTACAAGAGCTCATTATACAGTTTTAACATCGAATTTCCAAATGACATTTGTTATTG is a window from the Muricauda sp. SCSIO 65647 genome containing:
- a CDS encoding YaiO family outer membrane beta-barrel protein encodes the protein MGKEKTYIPLLLILLGYLAWGQDFAYTDMGETSYTDAHHLAYEGDHGSAKKILLNVLAKSPDNVQARSLLASTYSWAGQYEKARTEFNKATSKERNDRDIWIAAIKNELYAKEGATALGLANKALSYLKSDDEIERLALMARAHIENRDYPEKGWYNQESTVVSIKSKKAKKAVQKKETSDKKALRNRISVNNALTVFSEQFEPQLLSSVFYRRQTSVGSIMPRINYSNRLGRQGVQYDIDFWPKFSKRFYAYLNYGYSNSDLFPKHKVGGDLYVNLPWALEFSAGGRYIVTNSSDIKAITNSLGHYRGNYYFSLRSFITPRPDGLTRVSGNLLVRKYLKDAQNFMGINVGMGVSPELRQIVADDRLLAETLFFIESQRLNLEYQFTGKDNPNIYRARLGVRRQELASDSGNFFWGVTAGIVYEVNF
- a CDS encoding RNA polymerase sigma factor RpoD/SigA, whose product is MRQLKIIKQVTNRESKSLDKYLQDISKIDLITADEEVELARRIKAGDQKALEKLTNANLRFVVSVAKQYQNQGLKLPDLINEGNVGLVKAAKRFDETRGFKFISYAVWWIRQSILQALAEQSRVVRLPLNKIGSINKIKKTFSYLEQAHERPPSAEEIAKELDMTVMEVKQSIKNSGRHVSMDAPLKEGETSNLYDVMRASESPRPDRDLMHQSLNTEINRALDTLSPREADVVRLYYGIGDQQSMTLEEIGSTFDLTRERVRQIREKAIRKLRHNSKSKILKTYLG